A section of the Microcoleus sp. FACHB-831 genome encodes:
- a CDS encoding LysR family transcriptional regulator, whose protein sequence is MNGINDSRIKLSQLRALVAVAEYSNFSEAALRLQLSQSAVSHAIASLEEELGVVLLSRGRHGANLTPVGERVIAHARQVLELLEAMHKEADLEKGLHGGMVRIACFRSVATHLLPSAIAQFRSRFPEIAVTIAEHYDYVGIEQALREGHADIGFTYLPTGNEFATWEILRDEYVVLLPPTSKLRIAQISWEQLASYPLICPSVHNACHILIRNHFLASGIPLNVTYEMNEDSTIVSMVLQNLGAAILPRLAAEPVPKGVHICSLPVPLHRLIGVAVLANALQTPAVFAFLDTLKSATQFNLKTAV, encoded by the coding sequence ATGAATGGCATCAATGACAGCAGGATCAAGCTCTCCCAACTTCGTGCATTAGTTGCGGTAGCAGAGTACAGCAACTTCAGCGAGGCGGCGTTGCGCTTACAGCTTTCTCAGTCAGCAGTGAGCCACGCGATCGCTAGTCTTGAAGAAGAGTTGGGAGTCGTGTTGCTCTCGCGCGGGCGTCACGGGGCAAATCTCACCCCAGTTGGGGAGCGAGTAATTGCTCATGCGCGGCAAGTGCTGGAGCTGCTGGAGGCAATGCACAAGGAAGCGGACTTAGAAAAAGGGTTGCATGGGGGGATGGTGCGAATTGCCTGTTTTCGCAGCGTGGCGACTCATTTGCTTCCATCGGCGATCGCGCAGTTTCGCAGCCGCTTCCCAGAAATTGCTGTCACTATTGCCGAACATTACGATTATGTAGGTATAGAACAAGCTTTGCGCGAAGGTCATGCTGATATCGGTTTCACCTATCTACCCACTGGCAATGAGTTTGCAACTTGGGAAATTCTGCGGGATGAATATGTTGTTTTGCTACCACCAACTTCTAAATTAAGAATTGCTCAAATTAGTTGGGAACAATTAGCTAGCTATCCATTGATTTGTCCGTCTGTACATAATGCCTGCCATATTCTTATCCGCAACCACTTTCTCGCTTCCGGTATCCCCCTAAACGTTACTTACGAGATGAACGAAGACTCTACTATAGTCAGCATGGTTCTACAAAATTTGGGTGCTGCAATTCTACCTCGTTTGGCTGCGGAACCAGTACCGAAAGGCGTGCATATATGCAGTTTACCAGTTCCTTTGCACAGATTAATCGGCGTAGCTGTTCTGGCAAATGCACTTCAGACGCCAGCAGTATTTGCCTTTCTAGATACTCTCAAATCTGCAACCCAATTCAATCTTAAAACGGCAGTTTAG